In Pongo pygmaeus isolate AG05252 chromosome 13, NHGRI_mPonPyg2-v2.0_pri, whole genome shotgun sequence, one genomic interval encodes:
- the LOC129044548 gene encoding LOW QUALITY PROTEIN: olfactory receptor 13C8-like (The sequence of the model RefSeq protein was modified relative to this genomic sequence to represent the inferred CDS: inserted 2 bases in 1 codon) — protein MERTKDSTLTEFVLVGLSAHPKVQTVFFVLILWMYLMILLGNGVLISVIIYDSHVHTPMYFFVCNLSFLDVCYTSSSVPLILASFLAVKKKVSFSGCMVQMFISFATGATKCMLLGMMALDRYVAICYPLRYPVIMSKDAYVAMAAGSWVTGLVDSVMQTALAMQLPFCANNVINHFVCEILAILKLACADISINVISMTGSNLIILVIPLLVISISYIFIVATILRIPSTEGKXKAFSTCSAHLTVVIIFYGTIFCTYTKPESKDSVDSGNEDIIEALISLFYGVMTPMLNPLIYSLRNKDVKAAVKNILCRKTFSDGK, from the exons atggaaaggaccAAGGATTCCACGTTGACAGAATTTGTCCTGGTAGGGCTTTCTGCCCACCCAAAGGTCCAGACAGTTTTCTTCGTTCTAATTTTGTGGATGTACCTGATGATCCTGCTTGGAAATGGAGTCCTTATCTCAGTTATCATCTATGATTCTCACGTGCACACCCCCATGTATTTCTTTGTCTGTAATCTTTCCTTCCTCGACGTTTGCTACACAAGTTCCTCCGTCCCACTAATTCTTGCCAGCTTTCTGGCAGTAAAGAAAAAGGTTTCCTTCTCTGGGTGTATggtgcaaatgtttatttcttttgccaCGGGGGCCACAAAGTGCATGCTCTTAGGCATGATGGCACTTGACCGCTATGTGGCCATCTGCTACCCACTCAGATACCCTGTCATCATGAGCAAGGATGCCTATGTGGCCATGGCAGCTGGGTCCTGGGTCACTGGGCTTGTGGACTCAGTAATGCAGACAGCTCTTGCAATGCAGTTACCATTCTGTGCTAATAATGTCATTAACCATTTTGTCTGTGAAATTCTGGCTATCTTGAAACTGGCCTGTGCTGATATTTCAATCAATGTGATTAGTATGACAGGGTCGAATCTGATTATTCTGGTTATTCCATTGTTAGTAATTTCCATCTCTTACATATTTATTGTTGCCACTATTCTGAGGATTCCTTCCACTGAAGGAAA CAAGGCCTTCTCCACCTGCTCAGCCCACCTGACAGTGGTGATTATCTTCTATGGAACCATCTTCTGCACGTACACAAAGCCTGAGTCTAAAGACTCTGTTGATTCAGGTAATGAAGACATCATTGAGGCCCTCATCTCCCTCTTCTATGGAGTGATGACTCCCATGCTCAATCCTCTCATCTATAGTCTGCGAAACAAGGATGTAAAGGCTGCTGTCAAAAACATACTGTGTAGGAAAACCTTTTCTGATGGAAAATGA